The genomic DNA ATCCACAAGTGCATTACGGAATATCGCGAAAAATATAAATACGTCTATATCTACAACGATTCTATCTTTAAAATGTTGTTTGGAAATCCGAATAACATGAGGATGACGGCAAGTTTTTTGAACGCCATCCTCAAGTTGGATGGGGGCGACTGCATCGATAATCTTACTTTTGTGAACCCGGCGGTTGATGGGGCATTTGTCAAGACAACAACTTCGGATATTGTAGCCGAGAACAAGCGTTTGGAACGCATTGTCCTGGAGGTTCAGCATGTCGAAGACGAAACTTACAGCGACCGCCTAGTGTTTTATACGGCAAAGCACACTATTGCAAGCAAGCCACGTGGCGATAGCTACTGGTTGCGTGACTTGAACCTTATCAGTTTGCAGATGTTCAATGGGTTCCCGAATTCCAAGAATTATCGCCACAGCATCCGTCTCAAGAATCAGGACAACGAGGAATTTTTCAAGAAGCAGACGGTCACGCTTGTTGAAATTCCCAAGTTTCTCAAGGGTGATTATGCTTCGGACGAAAGTCTTTTGGCTCAGTGGCTTAGGGTTATTGACGGGCTCAACAACGAGACTCCGGTTGCCGTGCCAGAAGAATCGATGCTCGCGCTATTGCAGAAAAAGGCGGAATTGAGTATCTTTACTGAAGAGTTTTTAGTAAGTGAGGCTATGGCTATGAGCGATCGCCAATATGAAATGTATGTAGAGAAAAAACATGCCCGCAAAGAAGGACTTGAAGAAGGTCGTGCTGAAGGCCGAGCAGAAGGCCGAGCAGAAGGTCGTGCCGAGGGACGTGCAGAAGGGCTGACC from Fibrobacter succinogenes includes the following:
- a CDS encoding Rpn family recombination-promoting nuclease/putative transposase: MNREQYAEMLRTISEVHKAGDDIHKCITEYREKYKYVYIYNDSIFKMLFGNPNNMRMTASFLNAILKLDGGDCIDNLTFVNPAVDGAFVKTTTSDIVAENKRLERIVLEVQHVEDETYSDRLVFYTAKHTIASKPRGDSYWLRDLNLISLQMFNGFPNSKNYRHSIRLKNQDNEEFFKKQTVTLVEIPKFLKGDYASDESLLAQWLRVIDGLNNETPVAVPEESMLALLQKKAELSIFTEEFLVSEAMAMSDRQYEMYVEKKHARKEGLEEGRAEGRAEGRAEGRAEGRAEGLTEGATAKARDMAKKMLQKNKPIEEIIEFTELSEAEVLSIKASLT